The sequence AAGGTAAAGAGATACCGACGCCGATCGCTAACAAGCTTGAACAACGCTGGGTGCGAGCGCAGCACAAACGAGTTATGCCGGTGCAACCAAGTGATACATGGTGGCGAGAGAACTAAATTCTCTCTTTTGACTATTGCTCAGACATTGCGTGCTCCAATTGTGGAGTGCGCAATGTCTTATAAACTGACCAAATAATCGCGATCAACGGAATTGCAATAACTGCGCCCATAAGCCCGCCAGCAAATCCGCCCGCTGCCACGCCGATAGCTACGCCAACAGGGTGTACAGAGACCTTCTTTCCCATAATAAGAGGCTGCAAAAGGTGACCTTCAATTTGGCCAATAGCAGCGATACCAACACCGACAATGATGAACATTGTTAAACCGTCAGTAGCTAAGCCAACAAACATTGCTACCAGCATCGCGGTAGGTGCTCCGACGAGTGGAATAAAGGTTCCAAGCATGACAAGTACTGCCAACGGAGCAGCAAGCGGAAGATCCAAAATCCATAAGAAAATGAAAGAGAGACCGCCGTTAGTGACGGCGATAATCACTGTTCCGGCGGCATATCCAGAGAACGCTGACCAGCCGGCAAGGGCACCTTTATTGACGCGTTCGCGTTTGTGCTGTGGCACTAAATCTAGGAACCACTGCCACATGGATTCTCCTGATGCCAGCAGAAATACCGTAATAAAAATTGCTAGCGCGATCACTGTGACAATAATTGCTAGCTGACTAGCATTAGACAAAACAGTTTGGGCGATCGAACCAGCGTGATCTTGCGCGTAACGCGTGCCTTGTTGAAGCGCATCAGAGACGACGTCGAGCAGTTGCGATCGATGAACCTTGAATGGTAGCGATCCATCGGTGAGCATGGTGACGATATTATCGACGCCATTTGTGAACTGCCGGGCGAGGGCGTTCCACTGATTGATGACTGAAAAAACAATATATGTTACTAGACCACCAATTACTGCGAATCCGCTAATGACCGCAACTGCAGTTGCCAGTGCACGCGGTATGAATTTTTCCAACCAATTAACGATTGGGAGTAATACGGCGGTTAAAACGCAAGCAAGAAAGACACCGAGGAAGACTTGATAGACCATTCCCAATAAATACACTACTGCCGCAATAACGAGCCCAATTCCGATCAGTGACCAGGCACCAAGGCCGTATTTAACCAATGAATGTGGAATACCGGAGGAGCGGGGAGCGGGCTGACCAACGATGGTACTCCACGTTTGCTTTTCTACCGGCAGTTGAGGTTGAGAATGCGCTTCTGTCCGTTTCCTCATTAGCTACTCCTAAATACTGAGCTGACCTACGAACGCTCATCTAATAAAACTATAGCGAATGTCTGAATGAAACTTTAGGCCATGCTACAGGTACTTGCTCTTCGCCTCATAGTAGAGGAGAATGAAAGGGAAATCACAAAATCAGCAATGAAGCAGGTGCTCATGAAAAAGTTGATCAATGACCCGAGGAACGTCGTCACAGATGCCTTGCGAGGAATGTCAGTCGCGCACACACAGCTACGGATAGATCAGGATAAGCGCATCATATTTCGTGCTAGCGCGTCGCAGAAGAAAGTCGCGCTAGTATCTGGCGGTGGTTCTGGACACGAACCATTGCATGGCGGATTTGTTGGGACGGGGATGTTAGACGCTGCTGTAGCGGGAGAGATTTTTACATCTCCCACCCCAGACCAAGTTAGTGCTGCTATTGCGGGCGTCGATGGTGGTCAAGGCGTCCTGCTTATTATCAAAAACTATACTGGTGATGTTTTAAACTTTGAAATGGCTGCCGAACTTGCCCAAGCTGAAGGCGTGCAGGTGGAGAGCGTCGTCGTCAACGATGACGTTGCGGTAGAAGATTCTTCCTTTACTGCAGGACGGCGCGGCGTTGGACTGACCGTTTTACTCGAAAAGATCGCGGGAGCTGCGGCAGAAGAAGGACAAGGTCTGCAACAGGTTACCCAGATAGCACAGCAGGTGATTGAGAATGGTCGCTCAATGGGAGTTGCACTATCATCCGTCACACTACCCGCCGTAGGAAAACCATCCTTTGATCTGCCCGATGACGAAATCGAAATGGGAGTGGGCATCCATGGCGAACCTGGACGCCATCGCATCGGAATGAAAGACGCCCATGGGATCGCATCCGATCTAGTAGAGGCAATCCTCGCGGACCTTGATTTTACGGATTCGCCAGTGATAGCCATGCTCAATGGCATGGGCGCTACTCCGCTGATCGAACTCTATGTTATGTACGGGGAAGTAGAACGGTTGCTGGCCGAACGCGGGGTACGGGTGGTTCGCAACCTCGTCGGCAATTACATCACGTCACTGGACATGGCTGGATGCTCGTTAACTTTGCTTCGCGCCGACGACGAACTGCTCCGCCTCTGGGACGCCCCCGTGGCGACTCCGGCTTTGACACGAGGAGAAGCTACTGCTGCAACGTCGTCGTTTGAACGTCCTAAGACTCCGGCAACGATGAAGGGTAAGCCGGAAGTGTTCATGAAGGATGAGGCTCGTCAAGCCGAGCATGCATCTGGCAACGGCATTAGTATTGGGATGATGAAACGCTGGATTGGTATCGCAGCCGAGATTATCAATGACAACCAAGAGCAGCTCACCGAACTTGATGCGACCATTGGTGATGCGGACCATGGCACAAATATTTCGCGCGGAATGACGCAAGCATATGCGACACTTGAAAAATCTCAGCCTGACTCTTTTACAGAGATTGGTAAGACAGTTGGGATGTCATTGGTCTCGAGCGTGGGCGGAGCTTCTGGTCCACTTTATGGCACATTCTTCCTCCGTTTCGGGCAAGAAACTGCAGGTATAGAAGAACTCGATGTGCCCACGTTAGCAGCTGCATTCCGAGCCGGTGTTGACGGGGTTCGCGCTCGCGGAAAAGCCGAGGCCGGCGAGAAAACTATGCTCGATGTTCTTATGCCAGTAGCAGACGTCCTCGAAGCATATTCGGACGCTCAGTTGCACGATGCGATTAGTGCTGCTCGGCAGGCGGCATTCACTGGCAGAGACGAAACTGTGGATATGGTAGCGAAGAAAGGGCGAGCATCTTACCTAGGCGAACGATCGATAGGGCATATGGATCCGGGTGCAGCCTCAGCAGCACTGATCGTTGATGCCCTTGCCTCGGCAGTAGAGGAGCACCGATGAGCGTAGGCATAGTTCTGGTTTCGCACTCGGTTCAACTGGCGCAAGCGACCGTTGAGCTGATTGGTCAAATGCAGTCAGATAAGCCTGCAACCGTGGCTATTGCTGCCGGTAGCGCTGACGGCGGATTCGGCACGGATACCATGGCTATTATGAACGCCATCGAAGAAGCACAATCGGGTAATGGCGTTGTTGTGTTAACTGATCTGGGATCCGCAATTTTGTCCACAGATATGGCGTTGGAATTCCTTGGCTATCCAGATGACGTTGTGATGGTAGGCGCGCCGTTTGTAGAAGGCGCACTTGCTGCAACAATAACGGCGTCTAATGGTGGTGCTTTAGCTGACGTTGCTCAACAAGCACGAACAGCGTTAGACGCTAAACGACGTCATATCGACGGCGAACCTGCCAGTGGAATCGGCGTCGTTCCCCAACAGCCTTCCGCCGATACTATTTTCCATCAGCTTCGGGTTGTCAATGCGGCTGGCTTACACGCCCGTCCAGCTGCTCGCGTCGCACACCTTGCGAGCCAATATGATGCAGAGATAACTGTTATTTATCAAGGTGAACACGCTGCAGCCACATCTGCGATGGCATTAGCTGGATTAGGAACACAAGCAGGAGATCTTATTGAACTTCAAGCTAGTGGTCGCCAAGCATCGGAGGCACTAGTTGCGCTCACCGCGCTGATCGAATCTGGTTTTGGTGAAGACTAGATAAATGGGGGGGGCGACGGCGCTAACGACTAGCGTCGTCGTCCTTATTACTCTCCCTCGGCAAGCCTCCTTGCTTGACGGCTATCTCAAAGGTTTGCTGGAATCCCCTGCGCCACGTACCATACCCGTGATTACCAGGAATGATACGTGAGTCAACGTCCATCCCAGCTTTTTTGGCGAGACCAGATAGTAGACGCTGGGCAGTGCGTGCCCGAACGTCGGCATCGCCGCTTAAAAAGACAGCAGTAATCCCGGAAAATCGTGAGTCGTTGTCTGCGATAGCACGCTCAAAAATATCCTTAGGGTTGATCTTTTGGAAGGCGTCTTCATCGCCATGAAAAAGGGTGTTGACAGTTTCTTCATGCGTGGTGAGCATAGGCTCTTCGTAGCCGGAGAGGTTAATGAATGCTCCATATGATGTAGGCGCATTGGTCACGACTTGGAGCGAACACGTACCGCCGTAGCTGAGGCCAGCAAGAGTCCAATGCGATTGATCTGGATCTACTCGCAGTCGCTCTTTTATGAGTTGCGGGACATCGTGGCCCAGATATGTCTGCATTTTGATTTCGGGCCCATCAACACAGGCTGGATCCCCTGACCATGACCCGGTGGCATCAACAGAAACAAGAATAGGTGAAATGCCGTCGTGATCGCGTTGATAATGATCGGCGGGAATAGCTGCGTCTCCAACCGCGAACCAGCGTTGTGGCGAGCCCGGATTTCCATGGAGGAGGACGACGACGGGAAGGTCTAGCTCTGGATGTGTCCAGTAGGCTGGGGGAATATACGCCCATGCGTCACGGGCGTTAAGCCCTGAATCTGTTCCTTTTAATGGAATAGTGACTAGCGCTCCAACATCTCGAAAGCGATTTTGTGGTGGTTTGGTGCGGGATAGGAAGTCGTTATACGACATTTCTACGGTGATGTTACGCGGAAAAAACGACCCTATTGAGGCGTATTCTTCGTAGGTTAAGTTAGCGACGAGGTACGTGTTGGCGCTGGCAAAGACAGTAATAATAGCTAAAAGGAAACGGCGTCCGTGTACCGTGAACATGCCGATCAACGCCGTGACCGCAGCGAAAAGAGCAATAAATATTTCCCACGGTACCAGCCCTGGGAACGGAGCAGGCCAAACGATAAAGTAAAACCAACTTGCGCTAGCTATGACTAGACCCGCGACAAGTGCCACTAATCCACCTAAACGTGAGCCATTGCTCGTCTTTTTTAGCGTGAGAAGGCACACGGCAATAATAAATAAAACTGTCACAACGTAAATGATTATTGCTGGAACCATGCCAACGAGCACCAGGCGATCAAGAAAGTCCATAGTCGAATCATCTCAAAGTTTATTGATAAAATTGAATAGTACCACGCAAAAATTACTGTGGCGCTTAGCGCTTTTTGAAAGGTCCAGCTGTGACTGCTCTGTTGCTTGAATCCCCATTATTAACCATTTTTGTTGTTGTTGCCTTAGGCACGATAGTTGGGGCTATACCGTTTGGTCCGTTACGCCTCGGTGCAGCCGGTGCGCTTTTCGTCGGACTGGCGATTGGAAATGCCGTGCCGGACATCGCTGATTCAATGGGGATGATTCAGAGTCTCGGACTGGCGCTTTTTGTCTACACGGTAGGTTTGAGCGCAGGACAAACGTTCTTCGCTGATCTTGTGCGGCAGTCTAAGTTGATGATCGCGTCGATCGGAGTGCTTCTCGTGGGGGCTGCTGTGACGGTGGCTGGGGGAATACTCCTGGGCTTTGACTCGGATTTCTCGGTCGGTATTTTCGCTGGTGCGACGACGAATACTCCTGCTCTTGCTGCGGCTTCAGCAGCTACTGGTACTGAAGCGCCAGCAGTTGGATATTCATTGGCATATCCGATGGGCGTTATTTTCGGAATTGTTTTTGTTGCTTTAATCGTTGGACGGAACTGGACCGGTAAAAACGACACTGAATCGTTAGCAGGAAAACATTTGTCAGCTGTTACTGCCAACGTTGAACAGAAACTGGAAATTCGTCGAGTTCCGGGTTGGCAAGAAGAGCGTATCCGGATGTCTTACTTGCGTCGTGGTGACGATCAGCGAGTGGTTAGTCCGGGCGAAGTTTTATTGCCAGGGGATCGTGTGGTCGTCGTTGGTTTGCCTGACGACGTCGAATGCGCAGTTGGTGTTATCGGCTCTGTAGTTGATGAACATTTGGCTGATGACCGCTCTATTGTTGGATTCCGTAGTTTCGTTGTCTCGCATAAGGC is a genomic window of Arcanobacterium phocae containing:
- a CDS encoding AI-2E family transporter; translated protein: MRKRTEAHSQPQLPVEKQTWSTIVGQPAPRSSGIPHSLVKYGLGAWSLIGIGLVIAAVVYLLGMVYQVFLGVFLACVLTAVLLPIVNWLEKFIPRALATAVAVISGFAVIGGLVTYIVFSVINQWNALARQFTNGVDNIVTMLTDGSLPFKVHRSQLLDVVSDALQQGTRYAQDHAGSIAQTVLSNASQLAIIVTVIALAIFITVFLLASGESMWQWFLDLVPQHKRERVNKGALAGWSAFSGYAAGTVIIAVTNGGLSFIFLWILDLPLAAPLAVLVMLGTFIPLVGAPTAMLVAMFVGLATDGLTMFIIVGVGIAAIGQIEGHLLQPLIMGKKVSVHPVGVAIGVAAGGFAGGLMGAVIAIPLIAIIWSVYKTLRTPQLEHAMSEQ
- the dhaK gene encoding dihydroxyacetone kinase subunit DhaK, which translates into the protein MKKLINDPRNVVTDALRGMSVAHTQLRIDQDKRIIFRASASQKKVALVSGGGSGHEPLHGGFVGTGMLDAAVAGEIFTSPTPDQVSAAIAGVDGGQGVLLIIKNYTGDVLNFEMAAELAQAEGVQVESVVVNDDVAVEDSSFTAGRRGVGLTVLLEKIAGAAAEEGQGLQQVTQIAQQVIENGRSMGVALSSVTLPAVGKPSFDLPDDEIEMGVGIHGEPGRHRIGMKDAHGIASDLVEAILADLDFTDSPVIAMLNGMGATPLIELYVMYGEVERLLAERGVRVVRNLVGNYITSLDMAGCSLTLLRADDELLRLWDAPVATPALTRGEATAATSSFERPKTPATMKGKPEVFMKDEARQAEHASGNGISIGMMKRWIGIAAEIINDNQEQLTELDATIGDADHGTNISRGMTQAYATLEKSQPDSFTEIGKTVGMSLVSSVGGASGPLYGTFFLRFGQETAGIEELDVPTLAAAFRAGVDGVRARGKAEAGEKTMLDVLMPVADVLEAYSDAQLHDAISAARQAAFTGRDETVDMVAKKGRASYLGERSIGHMDPGAASAALIVDALASAVEEHR
- the dhaM gene encoding dihydroxyacetone kinase phosphoryl donor subunit DhaM, whose protein sequence is MSVGIVLVSHSVQLAQATVELIGQMQSDKPATVAIAAGSADGGFGTDTMAIMNAIEEAQSGNGVVVLTDLGSAILSTDMALEFLGYPDDVVMVGAPFVEGALAATITASNGGALADVAQQARTALDAKRRHIDGEPASGIGVVPQQPSADTIFHQLRVVNAAGLHARPAARVAHLASQYDAEITVIYQGEHAAATSAMALAGLGTQAGDLIELQASGRQASEALVALTALIESGFGED
- a CDS encoding alpha/beta hydrolase; this translates as MDFLDRLVLVGMVPAIIIYVVTVLFIIAVCLLTLKKTSNGSRLGGLVALVAGLVIASASWFYFIVWPAPFPGLVPWEIFIALFAAVTALIGMFTVHGRRFLLAIITVFASANTYLVANLTYEEYASIGSFFPRNITVEMSYNDFLSRTKPPQNRFRDVGALVTIPLKGTDSGLNARDAWAYIPPAYWTHPELDLPVVVLLHGNPGSPQRWFAVGDAAIPADHYQRDHDGISPILVSVDATGSWSGDPACVDGPEIKMQTYLGHDVPQLIKERLRVDPDQSHWTLAGLSYGGTCSLQVVTNAPTSYGAFINLSGYEEPMLTTHEETVNTLFHGDEDAFQKINPKDIFERAIADNDSRFSGITAVFLSGDADVRARTAQRLLSGLAKKAGMDVDSRIIPGNHGYGTWRRGFQQTFEIAVKQGGLPRESNKDDDASR
- a CDS encoding aspartate:alanine exchanger family transporter is translated as MTALLLESPLLTIFVVVALGTIVGAIPFGPLRLGAAGALFVGLAIGNAVPDIADSMGMIQSLGLALFVYTVGLSAGQTFFADLVRQSKLMIASIGVLLVGAAVTVAGGILLGFDSDFSVGIFAGATTNTPALAAASAATGTEAPAVGYSLAYPMGVIFGIVFVALIVGRNWTGKNDTESLAGKHLSAVTANVEQKLEIRRVPGWQEERIRMSYLRRGDDQRVVSPGEVLLPGDRVVVVGLPDDVECAVGVIGSVVDEHLADDRSIVGFRSFVVSHKALAGRSIASLNLPAQFGAMITRVHRGDVELLASDDLRLELGDRIAVVYPRSEEKAIEKYFGNSQRKISEVDAIGMGLGLAVGLLVGMVAISLPGGTTFSLGAAAGPLLVGMVLGNLQRTGPLVWQLPLSANLTIRQLGLLLFLAAVGIASGPAFADTAFTAQGVKAGLLGAGIAILVVGMTAIAGRLLGLSAPRTAGAMAGILGQPAILAFASSKVHDERIESGYAAIFALGMIAKIIFVSLILLF